The region CGCCGAGAATCTTATCCTTTCGCTCGATGCTTTCGTCCGGTCATTCGGGGTCCAACGCTCACCCTTGGCCTTATTTCTCGGCGCCGGAGCGTCGACGACATCAGGCATCCCCTCGGCAGAAATGTGTATCTGGGAGTGGAAGCGACAAATCTTCCTGACCAACAACCCGGGCCTCGAAGATCAATTTGCCGAACTCTCCTTGGAAGGTGTCAGGCGTAAAATTCAGCATTGGCTGGACCGGCAGGGCGGCTATCCGAAAGAGCAGGCGTCCGAAGAGTATGGCTTCTATATCAAACGTTGCTTTCCCATCGCTTCCGATCGAAGCGCTTTCTTCCAACGGAAGGTCCGAGATGCTCAATCTCACATCGGCTACCGACTGCTCGGACACCTGGGAGAGGCGGATCTAATCCGCACTGTATGGTCCACTAACTTTGACGGCCTTCCGGCCCGTGCAGCCGCCGGTCGTAATCTTACAGTGCGTGAAGTTGGGATCGATAGCCAAAGCCGTATATCTCAAGTGCCAAGCACCGGCGAGTTGCTGTGCGTCTCGCTTCACGGCGACTACCGTTACGATGACCTGAAGAACACGCCTGAAGAGCTGCAGACCCAAGAAGCTGCATTGCGGCAGGTCCTCGTCAACGACTTGCGCAACACTTCTCTGATCGTTTGTGGATATAGCGGGCGCGATCATTCTGTTATGGACGCGCTCGACGACGCTTACGCGCACGATGGCGCGGGGGTCCTTTACTGGTGTGGCTTTAGCGATCGTGACGTTCCTGAGAGGGTTGCTTCGCTCATACGAAAGGCACGCGCCAGCGGGAGACAAGCCTTCTACGTCCCCAGCATGGGGTTCGACGATCTCCTGACGAGACTTGTCTTGCACTGCCTTCAAGGGGAACGGCGCAAGGCTGCCAACGACTGTCTCGAAGAGTTTTCCTCCAATGATCTCGTCTCCCGCGAACCATTCCGGGTGCAAAAATTCCGGGCGAGCACACTCATTAAAAGCAACGCGTTTGCGATCGAATGCCCGGCAGAGGTTCTGCAGTTTGATTTGCAGCAATGGCCGCCAAATGGTGAGGTCACATCCCACATTCGCGAAAGGCTTGCTCAACGTGCGGCGGTGGCCCTGCCGTTCAAGGGCAAGGTCCTTGCTCTTGGAACCATTGACGAGATCAAGGAGGCATTCGGAGACAATATCAAGGGGCCGATTGAGAGAACGCCGATCACCCCCTCGGAACTACAATATGACGAAGGCGCCATAGTTTCGCTCTTGCGGCAGGCGCTGGTGCGCTCGATGGCTGACGTCGCGGGGCTCGCGACCGACGGGCGAAAGGAGATTTGGAAACTTACCCCTGACAAGAAAGTCGCTGATGACGGCAAGACTTATCAAGTGTTCTCATCGGTCCAGATATTTCTTCGTCGTATTGGAGGCATTCAGTATCTCGTCCTGAAACCGTCTCTCAAGGTCCTGGACATTGCAGGCACCGAGGTTGCACCGGAAATCGCCAATCCGATAAAGCTGAGCATTCTCGGTTGGCAGCATAACAAGCCCTTCAATCAGGTTGTGAACAATTGGCGCACGCTACTTTTCCAAAAGGATCAGGAAACCACCATATTCGAATTTCCGCATAACTGTGGATCGACATTTAAGTTCAAGATCAGGCGCTCGCCGGCGTTCGGCGAAATCGGTCTTCCTCACGGCGGATCGTCTGTGAATGTGCCAGCGAAGTTGCAGCCGCTTCTAAAATACCAAGGACTGCAACTGTCAGAACCGCAATTGGTGTTTTCCAACAAGGCCGGCACTGGCCCTGTCAAAGGTCCTCATCCCATCCGCGGCATCGTCGAAAATCGCCCCTACGACTATCCGCTAACCGCACACGGGATGGCGACAACTCTTCGCGTGGGTGTTATTTGCCCAGCATCGGAAGCCGGTGCGCTTCATGCGTATCTTCAAAAAATCCATCAGCGACATAGCCCCGGTTCCACCGAGACGGACTATCTCGTGGATTATCCAGGCTTCGCGGCTGCCTATGGTTTGCCGATCGAGTTGCCGGAACCCGGACATCGAGGATGGGTCGTCTGTCCAGAGCCATCGTCAGGCGATCCGCAAGCGGCGTCCTTGGAGGTCGCACGATTGATCAACCAAGGCGTGGAGAAGCTTCAATCGATTTATGCGCCCCATGTCGTCCTGATCTTCTATCCGAGTCGTTGGAAGACTTTTCAGGGTTATCGCAACGAGGTTGAGCATTTTGATGTGCATGACTTCGTCAAAGCGTATTGTGTTCAGCGCGGTACCGCTACGCAGTTTCTCACTCAAGAAACCCTTGCAGACGGTTATCAATGCCGTGTCTGGTGGTGGCTATCGCTTGCCTTGTACGTCAAAGGCATGCGCACCCCATGGGTTCTGGATAGCCTGGCGCAAGATACGGCGTTTGTTGGTTTGGGTTTCAGTATCGACCCCAATGCCGAGCGGGGGCAACACGTCGTTCTCGGATGCAGCCATATCTACAGCGCGAGGGGGGAAGGACTGCAGTACCGTTTGAGCAAGGTGGAGAACCCCATAATCCGGCATGGCAATCCGTTTATGTCGAAGGATGACGCCCGGCGTACAGGCGAAACCATCAGACAGCTCTTTTTCGATGCCCGGTTCAAACTCCCGGATCGTGTCGTTTTGCACAAACGGACTCCATTCAACAAGGACGAGCGGGAAGGACTTGCGGAAGGCCTGCGCGGCGTTCGTACTCTCGACATGATCGAAATACAGATCGACAATGCTCTTCGTTATGTCGCCTCCGTTCCCGGTCGTGACGGTGCGGTGGATGAGGACAACTACCCCGTACGGCGGGGCACCGCGATGAAACTTGACGACTGGACGGCGTTGGTTTGGGTGCATGGAGCGACTACCGCCCTGGATTCCCGCCGTAAGTATTTTCAGGGCAAGAGACGGATTCCTGCGCCATTAACGGTCAGACGACACGCAGGAAAAACGGACCTTCAGCAGATTGCCGAAGAAATACTCGGGCTCTCAAAAATGAACTGGAACACTTTCGATCTTTACACCAAGTTTCCGGCGACCCTTCAATCGTCCAACGAAATCGCACGTATTGGATCACTACTCCAAAGATTCGGCGCATCGTCGTACGACTACCGGCTCTTCATTTGAATTTAGCGGCACACAGCGCGTCCGGATGCCCGGCCGCGCGCTAGGTGCGCCATAAAGCAGCGCTTCCGGAGTAGCCACTCGGTGTCTCGCCATTCGGTGACGCTCTCTCGGTTGATCGCCGAGAAGCGTTCGGCGGCCCTGTCGGTTCATGGTCCGGTCACATATCATTTCTGGCCAAGCTTATTGCCCGCAATACGAAGCTGGGCGGGACCCTTGTTTAAGGTGTCGGCGGCTTCGGTCTGCGGGCATTGAGCGCCCGTCTCAGACTTTCGAGGGCCATCAGCGCTTCCTTGCGCTGAGCTTCGTAAAAGCCGATCGCGCGGACGGCCTGCTCAAAGAGCGCCTTCAGTTCGGCTTCGGTTCTGTATCTGGTTCGGTTCGTCATTGTCGTTCCTTTCGTCCATGGTGTTGTTCACGGGCGTTGGAACAGCGGCGGGCCAAACAGCACCCTGTAAGGGCCGAAACGTCAGAGGAGGAGCTTCACGCTTGCCACAAGGAGAGCCGCTACAAATGACCATCAAAGAGCAAAAACAAATGGACGGGGGAGGGCAGGGGCAACTTTGACCAGATCGCGACCAGGAATCCGGACTGCCGCGCCACTACGTTGAGCATGACGGCACTTGACGCCGTTTTCCGACGCAAAGCAGCGCATATGAACCGTGTACAGGGCTCCGAGAAAAAGTCTGAAATTGCGCAATGGCCACAGGGGTAATGACCCGATGGCTCGCGTTCGCACCATAGAGCCTCGTTTGCTGGATCGCTCCCAGGCAGCGGCCTATTGTGGTATAAGCCTCGCCGTTTTCACGGCGCGATGTCCGGTGCAGCCTCTGGCGATGGGGCAGGGGAAGAGGCTGGAACGCTACGACATCCGCGACCTGGACGACTGGATAGACAGGCTTGGCGCGCGCGGCGCGACCTCTGAAACCGTGGATTGGCTCGAAAAGATGGACGCCCCTCATGGGAACGCTCGTTCGGGTAAAAGGGATTAGGCGCTGGCGGCACCCCAGGACCGGCATATGGTATTGCTACCATCGTAAATCCGCGACGCCGATCCAGGCCGAATTCGGATCGCCGGCTTTTTTCGCCGAGCTGGCCGCCATTGAAAAAAGTCAGCAACTAAAGACCGCCAGGCCGGGAACATTGGGCCTCGCGATAGATGCCTATCACGGGACTCCGGCTTGGGCCGCCCTGCGACCCAAAACCCGGGTCTCCTATGAGCGGGCCATCGCCATCCTTGAGCCGCTCCGCGACATGCCTTTGATCGCGTTGAATCGCTCGACGATCATACGCCTTCGCGACGAGAAGATTTTTCCCAAACACGGCCGATGGATGGCGAACTATGTCGTCACGTTTCTTGGCATTCTGCTGCCGTTTTGCCGGGATTATGATTTCATCAAAGAGAACCCGCTGGCCGAGCGGGTCAAAAAGATCCGCAAGCCGCGGGACGGTTTGGTCCAGAATCGACCCTGGACGGAGGAAGAATGCCGGATCGTTCTGGAGAAAGCGCCTCCGCATATTCGCGTCCCGATCGCTCTTGCCATGTGTGCCGGTCTCCGCAAGGCCGACGTGTTGACCGTGACCAAGGCGGCGATCGCCGGAGGCATGATTACGGTGACGACGGCCAAACGGGAAAAAGAAATTTCGGCGCCCATTCATCCGCTCCTGGCCGACGCCATACAGGCGCTTCCGGCAAGCGATGCGGTGCAAATCGCCGTGAACTCATTTGGTCAGCCGTGGTCGGAGACCGGCTTCAATTCGTCCTGGTCGAAGTTCCGTAACAGCCTTCGGAGTGAGGGCCTGATCGGCCCTGGCCTGACGATCCACGGCCTTCGCCATACCTTGGGAACACGCCTGAAAGAGGCCGGCGCCGATGATGGGATGATCGCCGACATCCTCGGCAACACCATTCCGCGGCACTATTCGAGCGGCGCGAAACTTTCCCAGAAAGCCAAGGGAATCGTCGTCAATTTGAGCCTGGACGGAAACAAATCGCGACCAAAAGTGTCTACACCGGACTGAAAAAGTGTCTACACGGTGAAAACGCAAATCGCTAAGTTATTGATTTTGCTGGTGCCCAGGGGCGGAATCGAACCACCGACACTGCGATTTTCAGTCGCATGCTCTACCAACTGAGCTACCTGGGCGCCGCCGGAACTCTGGAGAGCCTCCGGGCAGCGGCGGTTATAGAGGAGCGATGAGCCAATTGTCTAGCGCCCGCGGGAACAAGAGTTGAAAGAGCGGTTGACTGGGGGACTGGGCGCTCGAACCCGCCATCCGTAAATTGCCCATCGAATCGAAAAATTGCTCACCTAAGCTATCACTCCGCTCTTGCTGGCGTGCGATCGATCTCGCCGACGAAAGCGCAGATACGGGCAATCGTTTCCTGATCCAGCAGCAGCGGTGCGTGGCCTTGACCCTTGACCGTATGGGTTTCTGCGCCTGGATGCCGCGCTTTCATTTCGTTGAGCGTTTCAACCGAAAGCAGATCGCTGTTGGCGCCTCTGAGGATAAGCAAAGGGATGCCGCGCAGTCCATCGAACTGAGGCCACATCGAAGGGAGGGGCTGTTCAAGGTCAAGGCCAATCAGTGTTTTCATCAAATTTTGATCGTAACGCGGACCGATGCGTCCGACGGCATCAGTGAACGTTATCTTGGCGTAAGTTTCCCAATCGGCCCGGCTGAGGCCGTTGAATCGCTCGCTCATCATTTCCTTTAGCAGATCAACGGCGTCCGGGATCGACCGCGGGGCCGGGAGTTTGCCGACATAGCCCCGGATGCGCGCCATTCCACGTGGCTCCAGGACAGGACCAATATCATTCAAAACCGCACCGCGAAGGACAGCAGGCCGGCTTGCTGAGAGCAGCATGGTATGAAGGCCGCCGCGTGATGTGCCGATGAAAATAGCGGCATCGATCTCGAGGGCGGTGAGGATCGATAACACGTCGCCGTTTTCGACAGCGAGGCTGTAATTCTTCCAGTCCGGGTCATAATCCGATAGACCGCGGCCGCGGTAATCGAGCGCCAGAACCCGCCGCTTTTCTCCGGCCTGTCCGGCGGCGAGGGCGCTTGCCAGAGGGCCAAAATCCGCTGAATTACGGGTGAGGCCAGCCAAGCAGACGATGGGGATGCCTGCCGCGAGCGGCGAGCCATAGTCACGCACGTGAAGGCGTAGACCATCGACCGCTGAAAAGAAGCGGCTTTCGAAAGGAAACTGCGGCAAACTCATTTCCTCATCCGGAGGCCCGCTCGCGTAACCGCGGACAGGGCGCAATCGACAGCAAAGATCGCCAAGAGCCCAAAGCGGCACCGCAATGCTTTGTTAATCAACTAATCAAAACACGGGAACTTCTGTCAAATGCTAATGTTACCTCCCCGTGACAGTCAAATCGCCCAGGCAGAGTTCCGGCCCTAACGATGTCGTTCTCGTTGTTGAGGATGAGCCATTCGTGCGACTGATGGGCGTCGACCTTCTTAAGGACGCGGGATTTGATGTTTTGCAGGCATGCAATGCGGACGAGGCGTTGCGGCTGCTTGAAACTCACCCCGAGGTGCGCGTTGTCTTTTCGGATGTCGAGATGCCGGGCTCCCTCGATGGGTTGGGACTTGCTCAGTGTATTTGCCAGCGCTGGCCGGAAATAGGAATCGTTCTCACGTCCGGCCATCGAATTCGCATCGATATGATGCCTCGTGACGGAACGTTCTTGATAAAACCATATGACGGCACCGTCCTAGTACGGACCATCGAAGAAATTATTCATTGATTTGCTCACGCCGTCTGCTTCAGCGAACTCATATCGATAGTAAACCGGTACTTGACGTCACTTCGTAACATACGCTCATAAGCTTCGTTGATTTTCTGGATCGGGATCACTTCTACATCGGCTGTGATATTGTGAGCCGCGCAAAAGTCGAGCATTTCCTGTGTCTCGGCAATGCCGCCGATCAGCGAGCCGGCAAAATTGCGGCGTTTGAAAATGAGACTGAAGATTTCGACCGACATGGGTTTTTCGGGTGCGCCGACTTGAGTCAGCGTGCCGTCCCGCTTCAAGAGATCGAGATAACGGCTGATCTCATGTGGGCCCGCAACCGTGTCGAGGATGAAGT is a window of Methylocapsa sp. D3K7 DNA encoding:
- a CDS encoding SIR2 family protein, encoding MKRMSVEQATVQISETPSALSGQTAENLILSLDAFVRSFGVQRSPLALFLGAGASTTSGIPSAEMCIWEWKRQIFLTNNPGLEDQFAELSLEGVRRKIQHWLDRQGGYPKEQASEEYGFYIKRCFPIASDRSAFFQRKVRDAQSHIGYRLLGHLGEADLIRTVWSTNFDGLPARAAAGRNLTVREVGIDSQSRISQVPSTGELLCVSLHGDYRYDDLKNTPEELQTQEAALRQVLVNDLRNTSLIVCGYSGRDHSVMDALDDAYAHDGAGVLYWCGFSDRDVPERVASLIRKARASGRQAFYVPSMGFDDLLTRLVLHCLQGERRKAANDCLEEFSSNDLVSREPFRVQKFRASTLIKSNAFAIECPAEVLQFDLQQWPPNGEVTSHIRERLAQRAAVALPFKGKVLALGTIDEIKEAFGDNIKGPIERTPITPSELQYDEGAIVSLLRQALVRSMADVAGLATDGRKEIWKLTPDKKVADDGKTYQVFSSVQIFLRRIGGIQYLVLKPSLKVLDIAGTEVAPEIANPIKLSILGWQHNKPFNQVVNNWRTLLFQKDQETTIFEFPHNCGSTFKFKIRRSPAFGEIGLPHGGSSVNVPAKLQPLLKYQGLQLSEPQLVFSNKAGTGPVKGPHPIRGIVENRPYDYPLTAHGMATTLRVGVICPASEAGALHAYLQKIHQRHSPGSTETDYLVDYPGFAAAYGLPIELPEPGHRGWVVCPEPSSGDPQAASLEVARLINQGVEKLQSIYAPHVVLIFYPSRWKTFQGYRNEVEHFDVHDFVKAYCVQRGTATQFLTQETLADGYQCRVWWWLSLALYVKGMRTPWVLDSLAQDTAFVGLGFSIDPNAERGQHVVLGCSHIYSARGEGLQYRLSKVENPIIRHGNPFMSKDDARRTGETIRQLFFDARFKLPDRVVLHKRTPFNKDEREGLAEGLRGVRTLDMIEIQIDNALRYVASVPGRDGAVDEDNYPVRRGTAMKLDDWTALVWVHGATTALDSRRKYFQGKRRIPAPLTVRRHAGKTDLQQIAEEILGLSKMNWNTFDLYTKFPATLQSSNEIARIGSLLQRFGASSYDYRLFI
- a CDS encoding response regulator, which translates into the protein MTVKSPRQSSGPNDVVLVVEDEPFVRLMGVDLLKDAGFDVLQACNADEALRLLETHPEVRVVFSDVEMPGSLDGLGLAQCICQRWPEIGIVLTSGHRIRIDMMPRDGTFLIKPYDGTVLVRTIEEIIH
- a CDS encoding alpha/beta hydrolase, whose amino-acid sequence is MSLPQFPFESRFFSAVDGLRLHVRDYGSPLAAGIPIVCLAGLTRNSADFGPLASALAAGQAGEKRRVLALDYRGRGLSDYDPDWKNYSLAVENGDVLSILTALEIDAAIFIGTSRGGLHTMLLSASRPAVLRGAVLNDIGPVLEPRGMARIRGYVGKLPAPRSIPDAVDLLKEMMSERFNGLSRADWETYAKITFTDAVGRIGPRYDQNLMKTLIGLDLEQPLPSMWPQFDGLRGIPLLILRGANSDLLSVETLNEMKARHPGAETHTVKGQGHAPLLLDQETIARICAFVGEIDRTPARAE
- a CDS encoding tyrosine-type recombinase/integrase, translated to MGTLVRVKGIRRWRHPRTGIWYCYHRKSATPIQAEFGSPAFFAELAAIEKSQQLKTARPGTLGLAIDAYHGTPAWAALRPKTRVSYERAIAILEPLRDMPLIALNRSTIIRLRDEKIFPKHGRWMANYVVTFLGILLPFCRDYDFIKENPLAERVKKIRKPRDGLVQNRPWTEEECRIVLEKAPPHIRVPIALAMCAGLRKADVLTVTKAAIAGGMITVTTAKREKEISAPIHPLLADAIQALPASDAVQIAVNSFGQPWSETGFNSSWSKFRNSLRSEGLIGPGLTIHGLRHTLGTRLKEAGADDGMIADILGNTIPRHYSSGAKLSQKAKGIVVNLSLDGNKSRPKVSTPD